The Plectropomus leopardus isolate mb chromosome 7, YSFRI_Pleo_2.0, whole genome shotgun sequence genome window below encodes:
- the LOC121945980 gene encoding CCN family member 3-like gives MTSLTERALFVFFTAQVFTLAWSQVCPRRCQCPKEPPMCPSGVPLILDDCLCCLVCARQKGQVCSDMNPCDTRRGLQCEYSADVHKRTGICTAHGGNVCVLDGSVYQNGQTFFPSCKYQCMCRDGQIACVPRCNVDVMLPGPDCPMPRRVQVPGECCEKWVCEPQAEASALGGFAMAAYRQEETVSFDGWDPSLNCIEQTTEWGACSQTCGMGVSTRVTNKNRRCEMVKQSRLCMIRPCDNQLDQTQLTQLTPKRGNKCQKMVRSDTAVQLSYKNCTSVLAYKPRYCGSCTDGRCCTPHRTKTVVVDFKCSNGKISRKPVMAILTCACHSHCPRDNAVWQPSELGYSGYRS, from the exons ATGACCAGTCTGACAGAAAGAgctctttttgtcttctttacAGCACAG GTGTTTACGCTCGCCTGGTCCCAGGTGTGTCCTCGGAGATGCCAGTGTCCTAAGGAGCCCCCCATGTGTCCCTCTGGGGTGCCTCTAATCCTGGACGACTGCCTCTGCTGCCTGGTGTGTGCCCGTCAGAAAGGGCAAGTCTGCTCTGATATGAACCCCTGTGACACACGGAGAGGTCTGCAGTGTGAATACAGCGCAGACGTCCACAAGAGGACAGGTATCTGTACCG ctcatgggggaaatgtgtgtgttttggacgGTTCCGTCTATCAAAACGGCCAGACCTTCTTCCCTAGCTGTAAGTACCAGTGTATGTGCCGCGATGGGCAGATTGCCTGTGTGCCACGCTGCAACGTGGATGTGATGCTGCCCGGGCCGGACTGCCCCATGCCACGCAGGGTCCAGGTGCCTGGAGAGTGCTGCGAGAAGTGGGTGTGTGAGCCCCAGGCCGAGGCCAGTGCACTGGGTGGCTTTGCAATGGCAG CTTATCGTCAGGAGGAAACGGTGAGCTTTGACGGTTGGGATCCCAGCCTGAACTGCATTGAGCAGACCACAGAGTGGGGCGCCTGCTCTCAAACCTGCGGCATGGGGGTGTCCACCAGGGTCACCAATAAGAACCGTCGTTGTGAGATGGTGAAGCAGAGCCGACTGTGTATGATCAGACCGTGTGATAACCAGCTGGACCAGACACAGCTGACACAGCTTACACCAAAG AGAGGCAATAAATGCCAGAAGATGGTGAGAAGCGACACAGCCGTCCAACTCTCCTACAAGAATTGCACCAGCGTCCTGGCCTACAAGCCTCGCTATTGTGGCTCCTGCACAGACGGCCGCTGCTGCACCCCCCACAGAACCAAGACCGTCGTTGTGGACTTCAAGTGCTCCAACGGTAAAATAAGCAGGAAACCAGTCATGGCGATCCTAACCTGTGCCTGCCACAGCCACTGCCCCCGAGACAATGCTGTGTGGCAGCCATCAGAGCTGGGATACAGCGGTTATCGGTCATAA
- the LOC121945391 gene encoding E3 ubiquitin/ISG15 ligase TRIM25-like yields the protein MATGCRFLSEDQFLCSVCLDVFTDPVSIPCGHNFCRVCITRHWEGREKYQCPLCNEKFNKGFKLCVNTGFREVVENFKELCEVAANNSPVKPGQVPCDYCLGNKSQASKTCLVCLTSYCETHLGPHLREAALKRHKLTNPVHNLEDQICKKHNRLLELFCRSDQTCVCVLCTEHSAHDTVPLEKACVDKRAQMGTKKSKVQEIKCKHGKKALKTKAAVQAKRKSKEVVMARSLVLNHMQTPLVWWIPDIFNTDGFVQGNRHFCKGRLYHEVQAEGSWGSGAVRELMCGKRTFVPNRSNGNWVIRLGTDNNCKNPVIPANFFLIKKPERVRVFVDYDNGSVSFCDADTATLAYTFTGCKFNEMIYLFYRPAEDDSGTQRLQTRVRNLRLWSQLEKAALCLVTVVIALIFMCRS from the coding sequence ATGGCCACCGGCTGCAGATTCCTTTCTGAAGATCAGTTTTTGTGCTCCGTCTGTCTGGATGTTTTCACCGACCCTGTTTCTATTCCATGCGGACACAATTTCTGCAGGGTCTGCATCACCAGGCACTGGGAGGGCAGAGAGAAGTATCAGTGTCCACTGTGCAACGAGAAGTTTAACAAAGGCTTCAAACTTTGTGTCAACACCGGATTCAGGGAGGTCGTGGAGAATTTTAAGGAACTTTGTGAGGTAGCTGCCAATAATTCCCCAGTCAAACCAGGACAGGTGCCATGTGACTACTGCCTTGGCAACAAGTCCCAAGCGTCTAAAACCTGTCTGGTGTGCTTGACTTCTTATTGTGAAACACACCTAGGGCCTCATCTGAGAGAGGCagccttaaagagacacaaactgaccAATCCTGTGCACAACCTGGAGGATCAAATATGCAAGAAGCACAATAGGCTGTTAGAGCTCTTCTGCAGGAGTGACCagacatgtgtttgtgtgttgtgcacAGAACATAGCGCTCACGATACAGTCCCCCTAGAGAAGGCGTGTGTAGACAAGCGGGCTCAGATGgggacaaaaaagtcaaaagttcaggaaattaaatgtaagcatgggaagaaggctcTAAAAACAAAAGCGGCAGTGCAGGCCAAGAGGAAAAGCAAAGAAGTAGTAATGGCTAGAAGTCTGGTGTTGAATCATATGCAAACTCCTCTTGTTTGGTGGATTCCAGACATCTTCAACACTGATGGCTTTGTTCAAGGAAACAGGCACTTCTGTAAAGGAAGACTGTATCATGAGGTTCAGGCTGAAGGGAGCTGGGGTTCAGGAGCAGTCAGAGAGCTGATGTGTGGAAAGAGGACATTCGTACCTAACCGTAGCAATGGAAACTGGGTCATAAGGTTGGGAACTGACAATAACTGCAAGAATCCAGTAATCCCTGCCAACTTCTTCCTGATAAAAAAACCTGAGAGAGTCAGGGTGTTTGTAGACTATGACAATGGATCGGTGTCCTTCTGTGATGCAGACACTGCAACCCTGGCCTACACTTTCACTGGCTGCAAGTTCAATGAGATGATTTACCTCTTCTACAGGCCCGCAGAGGATGACAGCGGGACACAGAGGCTGCAAACGAGAGTGCGGAATCTGAGACTATGGTCACAACTTGAAAAGGCTGCATTGTGCCTTGTCACTGTTGTCATTGCCCTGATTTTCATGTGCCGAAGTTAA